Within the Clostridium scatologenes genome, the region CCTACTGTTACTACATCATCTAATTTGCATTTTTCTAAAGTCAAAAGTGCAGTCATGAGCTTTGTAGTAGAAGCAGGAGGATAAGCAGAATCTTCATTTTTTCCATATAAAACATATCCTGTTATTGCATCCATAAGTACTACACTATCAGCAGAAACAGTTGGAGGATCAGCTTTTGCTTGTGCCTTGAGTGGAGCACTTGAAAGTAAAAATACAAAACTCATCATAAAAATTAATAATTTTTTCATTTTAGCCTCCTCAAACATCGTTAATCATAATTATATCAAAAAAGTTTTATTTTTGCGACAGAATTTTTTAAACATGTCAATAATTTAAATAAGGTAATAAGAAAATATGTTTTATTTTGGAGGTTTATAATGAATAAAAAAAAGAAAATTATAGGTTCTATAGTCATTTTGGTCATATTTACAATATTTTTAATAACAGGATATATTTTATCAAGGCCATCAAAGGATTTGAATACTAAAGAAGTTTTTAATGATGCAACAGTTGTAGAAAGTAAAGATAATAAAGATATGACCATTTATATAAATGGAGAAGTTAAAAAACCAGGAGTTTACAAACTAAAGTCTGGAAGTCGAGTACAAGATTTACTAAATTCTGCAGGAGGATTTAATGAAACTGCAGATAAAACAAAATTAAATCTTGCAAAAAAACTTAAAGATGAAGACTATATATACGTAGATAAACAAAACGATAAAAATCCGTCAGCTTCTTCAGGAAGTAATGCAAATTCTAATGTAGCATCAGATGGAAAAGTGAATATAAATACTGCTACTAAAGAACAATTGAAGACTGTATCGGGAATAGGTGATGTGACAGCTCAAAAGATAATAGATTATAGAGAAAAAAATGGTTCATTTAATTCTATTGAGGATTTAAAGAAAGTTGGAAGAATAGGGGATAAGAGTTTAGAAAAAATTAAGGACAAAATAGAGGTTAGATAAAGTAAAAGCTATACTTATAACTAAAAGTAAAGTATTATATATATGTGATTATGAATTTAGGAGGTGCTATTGTGTCTACAACAAGACTTACACAGTTAACAAAAACTTCTGGATGAGCAGCTAAAATAGGGCCGGAGACCCTAGAAAAGATTTTAGGAAAGCTGCCAAAAATGGAAAGTGAAAATTTAATAGTTGGAATAGAAACTTCTGATGATGCAGCAGTATATAAATTAAATGATGAAATGGCAGTAATTCAAACTTTAGATTTTTTTACTCCAGTAGTAGATGATCCTTATACTTTTGGACAGATAGCTGCGGCTAACTCATTAAGCGATGTATATGCTATGGGTGGGAAGCCAACAGTAGCTTTAAATATAGTTTGTTTTCCTACTTGCATATCTATAGATATTTTAGGAGAAATACTTAGAGGTGGAGCGGATAAGGTATTAGAATCAGGTGCAGTTGTAGTAGGAGGTCATACTGTAGAAGATAGTGAACCTAAGTATGGATTATCTGTTATGGGACTTGTTCATCCAGATAAAATTCTTAAAAATTATGGATCAAGAGTAGGAGATGTAGTTATAATAACAAAACCATTAGGAATAGGCATAATAAATACTGCCATAAAAGGAGAAGTAGCATCAAAGGAAGCTTACAACAAGGCAGTTAAAGTTATGTCAACTTTAAATAAGTATGCAGGAGAAATTGTAGCAAAGTATAATTTAAGTGCTTGTACAGATATAACAGGCTTTGGCATCATGGGACATGGATATGAAATGGCTTCTTCTTCAGAGGTTACTTTAAAAATTTATTCAGATAGAATACCTTATATAGAAGAAGCAAAGGAATATGCAGAAATGGGTTTAGTGCCTGCAGGCTCATATAACAATAGAAATTATATAAATGGGAAATATGAATTAAAAAATATACCTGAATGGATGAAAGATATATTGTTTGATCCTCAAACATCAGGTGGACTTTTAATTACATGCTCTAAGGAAGAAGGAGAAAAAATCATGAAAGAACTTCTTACTTTGGAAATGCCATCAGCTGTTATTGGAGAAGTTATAGAGCAGCAGGGTGAAAATTATATAATAGTTGAATAAGTAAATACATAAGAGGTGATATTAGTTGGAAAAAAAAGATTTATTAAGAAAATTACCTAAAATGGATGAGCTTTTAAAAGAAGACATAGTGATGGATAGATTAAATGATACCATGAGAACATTAGTTATAGATTCACTAAGGTCTTCTATAGATGAATATAGAGAGAGTATATTAAAAGATAAAATAAATGACTTTGAAAAAGAAGATATATTATCAAAGTTTCAAGAGATTTTAGAAAATAGTAAAGAACCAAACCTTAAAAGAGTAATAAATGCTACAGGAGTAGTTATACATACTAATTTAGGAAGATCAATACTTTCTAAAGAAGCTGTAGAAAACGTTATATCAGTAGCAGCAAATTACAATAACCTAGAATATGATCTAAAAAAAGGTCAAAGAGGTTCCAGATATAGTCATGTAGAGGAACTCATAAAAAAAGTAACAGGTGCAGAAGCAGCTCTAGTTGTAAATAATAATGCAGCAGCTGTAATGCTGGTTTTAAATACGTTATGTAAGGATAAGGAAGCCATAGTTTCTCGTGGCCAACTTGTAGAAATAGGAGGGTCTTTTAGAGTTCCAGATGTAATGACTTTTAGTGGTGCCAGCCTTGTGGAAGTTGGAACTACAAATAGAACTCATTTATATGATTATGAAAATAATATAAATGAAAATACAGGAGTTTTACTTAAGGTTCATACATCAAATTTTAAAATACTTGGATTTACAGAGGACGTTTCATTAGAAGAATTAGTAGCACTTGGAAAAGATAAGTCTATACCTGTAATTGAAGATATAGGTAGTGGAACTTTAGTTGATTTTTCAAAATATAATTTTGTATATGAACCTACAGTTCAGGAAAGTATACGAAGAGGTGTAGATGTAGTTACCTTCAGTGGAGATAAAATGCTTGGAGGACCTCAGGCAGGAATAATTGTAGGAAAAAAAGAATTTGTAAATAAGATGAAGAAAAATCAACTTACCAGGGCACTAAGAATAGACAAAATGACATTAGCTGCTTTAGAGGGTACCATCAAATATTATTTAGATGAAAAAGAAGCAATAGAAAAAATACCTACTCTTCATATGATATTAAGTAGTAAAGATGAGCATAAAAAAAGAGCCTATTCACTAAAAAGAAAACTTCAAAATAAAAACAAGGAATTTAAATTTTATGTAGAAGAAGATTATTCTATGGTAGGTGGAGGATCTATGCCTATAGAAAAAATTCCAACCTATGTTATAAAGGTTAAAAGTAATAAATACAAACCTGAAGAATTGGAAGTTATGTTAAGAAAAAATAAGGTTCCAATAATAGTAAGGGTATCTAATGATGAAGTTATTATGGATGTAAGAACTATGTTTGATGAAGATTTTAATACTGTTGCTGAAACATTTAGTAACTTCTAAACAAATTGGAAAACATACTTATAACAGAAAGGATGTGAACTTATGAAGCATATTATAATAGGTACAGCAGGCCATATAGATCATGGTAAAACAACTCTTATAAAGGCTTTGACGGGAAGAGAAACGGATACTTTAAGAGAAGAAAAGGAAAGAGGTATATCCATAAATTTAGGATTCACGTTTTTTGATTTACCTTCAGGAAGAAGAGCAGGTATTATAGATGTTCCAGGTCATGAAAAATTTATAAAAAATATGCTGGCTGGTGTAAGCGGTATAGATATAGTAATAATGGTAATTGCAGCAGATGAAGGTATAATGCCTCAAACAAGGGAACATTTTGAAATACTTCAACTTTTAAATATAAAAAGAGGGCTAATTGCACTTACAAAATCAGATTTAGTAGATGAAGAATGGATTTCTATGATTAAAGAGGATATAAAAGAAGAATTTAAAGGTACATTTTTGGAAAATGCACCTATACATACAGTTTCTTCTAAAACAAAAGTTGGATTGGATTCATTAATAAAGGATGTAGATGAACTTACAGAAGAAGTTGATGCAAAGGATACTCAAGGACATTTTAGACTCCCTGTGGATAGAGTTTTTTCAGTAAGTGGATTTGGAACTATAGTTACAGGTACCGTGATTAGTGGAATGATCAAAGAGGGGGAAAATATAGAAATTTATCCTTCTAAGGAAGTATCAAAGGTAAGGGGAATTCAAGTACATGATAAATCCGTAAAAACAGCAGAAGCAGGACAAAGATGTGCCATAAATATAGCTAATATAAAAACTAGTGCTGTAAAAAGAGGAGATGTAATTGCTGCTGCAAATTTAATGGAACCTTCCCTTATGATAGATTGTAAGCTGTACTATTTAAAAAGTGCATCCAGGCCTTTAGAAAATAGACAGAGGGTTAGAGTTTATCATGGAACTAGTGAGATAATATGTAGAGTTGTGATATTGGATAAGGAAGAGTTAAATCAAGGAGAAGAAGCTTATGTTCAATTAAGATTGGAGAAGCCTTTAACAGCTCAAAGAAATGATAGATTTGTAATAAGAAGTTATTCTCCAATGTATACCATAGGCGGTGGGTCTATAATAGATCCTTTAGCTAAAAAAGCAAAAAGATTTGATAAAAAGTACTTGGAAGAATTAAAGGTAAAAGAAAGCGGTAAAACTGAAAATATAATTGAAAACAATGTTAAAAAGTTAAGTGATCAGTATCCTAAGGTTTCTGATATACTTAAAGCTTTAGGGAAAAATGAAGAACAGATTGGAGAAAAACTCCAGCTGCTTGTAGATGAAAATAAAATATTAAGATTTGATACAGGAGATAAAGCTGTATATGTTCACAAAGAGTATATAGGTAATAAAGTAAATATCATGTGTGATTTATTAGAAAAATTCCACAAAGAAAATCCTTTAAAATGGGGAATATCTAAAGAAGAAATAAAAAACAAAGTATTTAAAGGAATAAAACAAAAAATATATGATGAAATGTTGGATTTGTTTGTTAAGGATAATAAAATAAGCATACATGGCAGTTTTATTTCATTAGAAGGGTTCGCTATAAAATATACTAAGGAGCAGGAGAATACAAGGGATAACATTATAAAGGCATTTAAAGTTGCTAAATTTTCTCCTCCTAAGTATAGTGAACTAGAAGAAAAACAAGAAGATAAGAAAAGCTTTAAAATAATATTTGATTCCTTATTAGATGAAGGTATTATAGTTAAAGTATCAGAGGATTGCTTATTCTTGAAAGAGGATTATGATAAGGTTAAGGAACTTATAGTTAATTTTATAAACATCAATGGAAGTTTAACTTTAGCTCAGCTTAGAGACGAGCTTAATACAAGCAGAAAGTATGCTATGGCACTAATAGAACATTTTGATGGAATAAAATTGACCAAAAGAGTAGATGATAAGAGAGTACTTTATTAAAGTTTGTTAAATTAAGAATTATAACTATGCATTGGTTTTGTCAAAACAATTTTAATATTTTTTAAATAAAATTGTATTAACAGTCATATAATTCATAATTATATGTTGATAAAATATGCAGTTTAAAAAATTTTGAAAAAATATGCTTAAAAAGTAACAAACTATGTTGAAAAAAGTTGACATAAACAGAATCTTAATTTATAATAACTAAGTGTAATGGATTGCAGTGCTAACTATTAAGATTTTTAATACGTTGCAATTTCATTTAAAACTTTGTATAATATAACAAGTTTTGATTCATAGTTTTAACTATAGTGAATTAAATGTGTTATTAATAAGGGAGTAGATAGGTGCTGGTGTGCCTGCCGGTCTTCAAAACCGTTCTGTCGTGCTAAGACCACGATAGGTGGGTTCGATTCCCACATATTCCCGCCAATTGAAAGTTATAACCTCTAAGTGTGTGATATCAATGCGTTACATAGTTTAGAGGTTTTTGTATTTGAGAAATTTTATTTGATTTTCCACATTATTCCCACACAAGGAAATATAAAATTAAAGGAAACGAGTTTTTATATAATTAATTACTAAAGTTTCGTACAAACGAAACTTTAGTAGTACTTTCAATTGTTGCTACTAGCAGTATAGCTTTTGAAAGTGTACAAGCTGTAGAAATTAATGTTGTGGTACAAATACTCAAAAGACAACATATGGCCAGAAAAGTTTAAAATCAAATTCAACTAATTATTTTGTAATGATTCGACAAAAGCATATTATG harbors:
- the selD gene encoding selenide, water dikinase SelD; the protein is MSTTRLTQLTKTSGUAAKIGPETLEKILGKLPKMESENLIVGIETSDDAAVYKLNDEMAVIQTLDFFTPVVDDPYTFGQIAAANSLSDVYAMGGKPTVALNIVCFPTCISIDILGEILRGGADKVLESGAVVVGGHTVEDSEPKYGLSVMGLVHPDKILKNYGSRVGDVVIITKPLGIGIINTAIKGEVASKEAYNKAVKVMSTLNKYAGEIVAKYNLSACTDITGFGIMGHGYEMASSSEVTLKIYSDRIPYIEEAKEYAEMGLVPAGSYNNRNYINGKYELKNIPEWMKDILFDPQTSGGLLITCSKEEGEKIMKELLTLEMPSAVIGEVIEQQGENYIIVE
- the selB gene encoding selenocysteine-specific translation elongation factor — protein: MKHIIIGTAGHIDHGKTTLIKALTGRETDTLREEKERGISINLGFTFFDLPSGRRAGIIDVPGHEKFIKNMLAGVSGIDIVIMVIAADEGIMPQTREHFEILQLLNIKRGLIALTKSDLVDEEWISMIKEDIKEEFKGTFLENAPIHTVSSKTKVGLDSLIKDVDELTEEVDAKDTQGHFRLPVDRVFSVSGFGTIVTGTVISGMIKEGENIEIYPSKEVSKVRGIQVHDKSVKTAEAGQRCAINIANIKTSAVKRGDVIAAANLMEPSLMIDCKLYYLKSASRPLENRQRVRVYHGTSEIICRVVILDKEELNQGEEAYVQLRLEKPLTAQRNDRFVIRSYSPMYTIGGGSIIDPLAKKAKRFDKKYLEELKVKESGKTENIIENNVKKLSDQYPKVSDILKALGKNEEQIGEKLQLLVDENKILRFDTGDKAVYVHKEYIGNKVNIMCDLLEKFHKENPLKWGISKEEIKNKVFKGIKQKIYDEMLDLFVKDNKISIHGSFISLEGFAIKYTKEQENTRDNIIKAFKVAKFSPPKYSELEEKQEDKKSFKIIFDSLLDEGIIVKVSEDCLFLKEDYDKVKELIVNFININGSLTLAQLRDELNTSRKYAMALIEHFDGIKLTKRVDDKRVLY
- the selA gene encoding L-seryl-tRNA(Sec) selenium transferase; translated protein: MEKKDLLRKLPKMDELLKEDIVMDRLNDTMRTLVIDSLRSSIDEYRESILKDKINDFEKEDILSKFQEILENSKEPNLKRVINATGVVIHTNLGRSILSKEAVENVISVAANYNNLEYDLKKGQRGSRYSHVEELIKKVTGAEAALVVNNNAAAVMLVLNTLCKDKEAIVSRGQLVEIGGSFRVPDVMTFSGASLVEVGTTNRTHLYDYENNINENTGVLLKVHTSNFKILGFTEDVSLEELVALGKDKSIPVIEDIGSGTLVDFSKYNFVYEPTVQESIRRGVDVVTFSGDKMLGGPQAGIIVGKKEFVNKMKKNQLTRALRIDKMTLAALEGTIKYYLDEKEAIEKIPTLHMILSSKDEHKKRAYSLKRKLQNKNKEFKFYVEEDYSMVGGGSMPIEKIPTYVIKVKSNKYKPEELEVMLRKNKVPIIVRVSNDEVIMDVRTMFDEDFNTVAETFSNF
- a CDS encoding helix-hairpin-helix domain-containing protein, whose product is MNKKKKIIGSIVILVIFTIFLITGYILSRPSKDLNTKEVFNDATVVESKDNKDMTIYINGEVKKPGVYKLKSGSRVQDLLNSAGGFNETADKTKLNLAKKLKDEDYIYVDKQNDKNPSASSGSNANSNVASDGKVNINTATKEQLKTVSGIGDVTAQKIIDYREKNGSFNSIEDLKKVGRIGDKSLEKIKDKIEVR